A single region of the Candidatus Protochlamydia amoebophila UWE25 genome encodes:
- a CDS encoding ankyrin repeat domain-containing protein: MQQNSVKSFDNFNVKSLDSWLNTIEQLPLNDKKLLPELRAILKIFDDWLNDKNVIQLTRILKKHGLEHKNSKLDEVIKEIRDKIFNYTTPKGRGLIHECAYAGNVETIQALTNLVSTNSINNLLESKSKSGETALGYAKRKGHQGVIAYLKLPEALLKKEIVCKKGADPKLEGLLLSMQALNLSIEHSFAYKNVTYHFTNCFLLEESVFGKRPLIFAFIEKSEKIYPRLFWLSQSQSMWRRTDKIFKDWIGKSNKGEEWLALPILINLKIFKILQKGFAPISNKTYVEEFLKRVVAWSDKGVQQPGWFLNPAGFLTNGNEKTAEGAESTDDTSSSSADVPKMPETHRGNILLGPEHLPEDPHLNDFINKQQRPDFSKSVESQIIDSRLYGRLKANVFLSCDRAIRFLFLQNHLNHVFLAGAELVEENVTIRGLKKNWVQLGSLSLPLLEYRDQFHDKFISDSEWDKISQGKQLTYVQTWNYLREMPCIQEYYSIPPKI, from the coding sequence ATGCAACAAAACAGCGTGAAAAGCTTTGATAATTTTAATGTGAAAAGTCTTGATAGTTGGCTAAACACCATAGAGCAATTACCTTTAAATGACAAAAAATTACTGCCTGAATTAAGAGCTATCTTAAAAATTTTTGATGATTGGTTAAATGATAAAAATGTAATTCAGTTAACACGAATTTTAAAAAAACATGGTTTAGAGCATAAAAATTCTAAGCTTGATGAAGTGATAAAAGAAATTAGAGATAAAATATTTAATTACACAACTCCAAAGGGTAGGGGCCTAATACACGAATGCGCATATGCTGGAAATGTTGAAACGATCCAAGCACTTACTAATTTAGTTTCTACTAATTCGATTAATAATTTACTTGAATCAAAGAGCAAATCAGGTGAGACTGCTCTTGGTTATGCTAAACGTAAAGGACATCAAGGCGTAATTGCTTACTTGAAGTTGCCTGAGGCTTTACTTAAGAAAGAAATTGTTTGTAAAAAAGGCGCAGATCCCAAACTTGAAGGGTTGCTTTTAAGTATGCAAGCATTAAATTTAAGTATTGAGCATAGCTTTGCTTATAAAAATGTTACTTATCACTTTACAAACTGTTTCCTTTTGGAAGAATCCGTATTTGGAAAAAGACCTCTTATTTTTGCTTTTATAGAAAAATCAGAAAAGATTTATCCCCGTTTATTTTGGCTTAGCCAATCACAATCTATGTGGAGGAGAACTGATAAAATATTTAAAGATTGGATCGGAAAATCGAATAAGGGTGAAGAATGGCTAGCTCTTCCTATTTTAATCAATCTAAAAATTTTTAAAATTTTACAAAAAGGTTTTGCTCCGATTTCAAACAAAACGTATGTAGAAGAATTTCTCAAGAGAGTTGTGGCATGGAGTGATAAAGGTGTTCAACAACCTGGCTGGTTCTTAAATCCAGCAGGATTTCTTACCAATGGAAATGAGAAAACCGCTGAAGGAGCTGAAAGTACAGATGATACATCTTCAAGTAGTGCTGACGTTCCAAAAATGCCAGAAACCCATAGAGGCAATATTCTTTTAGGCCCTGAGCATTTACCAGAAGATCCCCATTTAAATGATTTTATAAACAAACAACAAAGGCCTGATTTTTCTAAGAGCGTAGAATCGCAAATTATAGATAGCCGCCTTTATGGCCGTTTAAAAGCTAATGTTTTTTTATCATGTGATAGAGCAATTCGGTTTTTATTCCTACAAAATCATTTAAACCATGTATTTCTAGCGGGAGCCGAGTTAGTGGAAGAGAATGTTACAATACGAGGACTTAAAAAAAACTGGGTACAGCTAGGCTCTTTATCGCTTCCACTTCTAGAATATCGTGATCAATTTCATGACAAATTTATAAGTGATTCAGAGTGGGATAAAATTTCACAAGGAAAACAGTTGACTTATGTCCAAACATGGAATTACTTGAGAGAGATGCCGTGCATTCAAGAATATTATAGCATTCCTCCAAAGATATAG
- a CDS encoding trypsin-like peptidase domain-containing protein: MQSMSIYYGSQPYPILSCTGEFDTEGEMQIDTYQSRQGYRRNFSIDDLRRAIFPIQRSDGSFIGNCFAIAQNLLLTSHHCLEDRDEIRGSFGTGRVIFDGVTYCRRDFAVLRVEGGQFQPVTLDLDNAVGESIQMYHKLEGPSLNIYVKPFTSQTVIAPGGGSFATRADISSSETSPGESGAPRMLLQNGCVHAMHQGNSEGLTMNAFQEILEQAYRAGNRNAYDILSKVKWENFETRLINRSPLIIKVGDVEEEKNSKPKPRINESVKLCDPNNPRIVATFNYTEIGEGRGNRAIRISKDGVAGSQITYAIDPNPHDDNHYNNKGQKEFYKTLAREIGKFYLLNGTYSAGGTMSVYNKIYTLTKVN; the protein is encoded by the coding sequence ATGCAATCGATGTCGATTTACTATGGCTCACAGCCTTATCCTATTCTTTCCTGCACTGGCGAATTCGATACAGAAGGAGAAATGCAGATTGATACATACCAATCAAGACAAGGCTATAGAAGAAACTTTTCTATAGATGATCTTCGTCGCGCAATTTTCCCCATTCAAAGAAGTGATGGCTCGTTTATAGGAAATTGTTTTGCCATAGCTCAAAATCTTCTATTGACATCTCACCACTGTTTAGAAGACAGAGATGAAATTAGAGGATCTTTTGGAACAGGAAGAGTTATTTTTGATGGAGTTACGTATTGTCGTCGAGATTTTGCCGTCTTACGGGTGGAAGGAGGTCAATTCCAGCCGGTCACTTTAGATTTGGACAATGCCGTAGGGGAATCGATTCAAATGTATCACAAGTTAGAAGGCCCATCTTTAAATATCTACGTGAAGCCTTTTACTTCTCAAACTGTTATCGCCCCTGGTGGTGGATCCTTTGCTACGCGAGCAGATATCTCTTCTTCTGAAACAAGTCCTGGAGAATCTGGAGCACCTAGGATGTTGCTACAAAATGGTTGTGTCCATGCTATGCATCAGGGAAATAGTGAAGGACTAACAATGAATGCGTTTCAAGAAATACTTGAGCAAGCATACCGAGCTGGTAACCGCAATGCTTATGACATTCTTTCAAAAGTCAAGTGGGAAAATTTCGAAACAAGACTTATAAATCGGTCGCCTCTAATAATAAAGGTTGGAGATGTAGAGGAAGAGAAGAATTCTAAGCCTAAGCCAAGGATAAACGAAAGTGTAAAGCTTTGTGATCCAAATAATCCAAGAATAGTAGCTACGTTTAATTATACAGAAATTGGTGAAGGTAGAGGCAATAGAGCGATCAGAATTTCTAAGGATGGTGTTGCTGGTTCTCAAATTACTTATGCGATTGATCCTAATCCTCATGATGATAATCACTACAATAACAAAGGTCAGAAAGAATTTTATAAAACACTGGCAAGGGAAATAGGAAAATTTTATCTATTAAATGGGACTTATTCTGCTGGAGGAACTATGTCAGTATATAACAAAATTTATACCCTCACTAAAGTCAATTAA